In Mustela erminea isolate mMusErm1 chromosome 7, mMusErm1.Pri, whole genome shotgun sequence, the genomic stretch AAACACCTTCACCTTCCTCAACTCCGTTCTCTCCAAGCCAGGTCGGGAGAGGGGCCGCTCTCCAGTGAGGGCTGCCCAGTAAACCCAAGATCCCACCAAAACATATGTACTATATTCACATTTAAGGGACAGAGGGTATAGGATTTCACTAGTGctattaaggagaaaaaaaaaaaaaaaagctgcatcatttaattgctatttattttcataaacatgAGGTATTTCAAAGTGCTATAAGATGCAGcactaaatatatacattttgaagaaattaaacacagaacTTTGCATTTACCCAGTTCTATGCACCAAACATGAACAAATACATtaacaggaagaaacaggctAGGaaaaaggcatatatatatagtaaatttcTTTACAAAAGTTTCTTAGTTCAAAAAGTGATAAAGTAATATCTACTCAAAACTTTCACAACTCATTTTCATACGAAAATATAAGTATCAAATTTAGTTATGTATCAGCATCATACTAAAGTATACAGGCAGTGTAAGAATTAGTACAGTACATAACAGAGATTAACAATATATTTGTATACAAAACATGCTCCTCAAACATTGAGGTATTACAGTACTTAGGTATGAACTTCCGGTCTAATACTGGCCGCAAAAGCCACCTCTCATTACCCAGGACGTATACAAAAGGCGGGTGTGTCCATGGTATTTACAGAAATGTTCCCCAGGGGGTATCCAATGGCAAACCCCTTCTGTGACATCTGCTGGAACTTAAgcaccattttaaaaagaaggaatgactTTCTGTTGTTTGGAAACTTGGAACAAACAAGGTGACTTCAACAGCCCAGAGGCTCCCAACGGTCACAAACTCCAACCACGGTCTCGGAGGGGCCAGGGAGGACACGGCGAcggccacccaagcatcccatcGCGCAGAACCCCCACATGTCCTGCTCCCCACCCAGATCCAAACTCGACGGGGGACCGATCTGAAAGTAAACCAACATTCTTAATGTCAACacaatgtttgtttaaaaaaaaaaaaaatcaaaatgtgcAAAGTGGCAGAGTGACTGTCCAGTTTCGAGAAACGTTTAGCAAGTCCGAGCGTGTTCGATCTTCTTTAGCAACTGCTGCTGCCTGGCCTGcaacttctccttctccagcaAAAGCTGATGCTCCTCGGCCTGGAGGGAGTGGACGTACTCGGTGGCCTTTTTCAAAATGACCACCTTGGCGGCCTTCTCGTTCTTCACCAGCTCTGGCACGTGGTCCCTGAGCGTGAGGAAGCTGGAGCGCAGGTCGTTCCGGCGCTGGCGCTCCAGAATGTTGTGGTTCCGGCGGCGCTCGCTGTCCTCCGAGTCGGAGTTGCGGGGACTCAAGCTCTTGGCCTTGGGGGCGATGACGCTCTTGAGGGGGCGGGGCGATGCTTCGCTCTTGATCTTCTTCTGGGGTGGCACGTCCTCGCTCTCCACGTAGGGCGACGGGGCGGCGTAGTTGTGCTGCTGGTGGATGGGGACACAGCGCTTGAGGATCAGCTCCCCCGGAGGGgccctcccagggcccagggctgcgTTCTTGGGGCGCACAGTGATGGTGAAGGTGGTGACAGCCTTGCTGTTGGAGGAGGACCGCCGCTTCTCCACGGTCACCACGTCGATTTCCTCCTCGTCGTCTTCCTCTTCGTCATCTTCGTCATCTATGAACAAGATGGGAGTCATTCTTTTGGTGACACACACGAACTACCCCCAATCTCTCCACTGGGTCTCTTGTGGCAGGCACAGGGCTTGCCAATCATCGGTGACCCGCCCACAGAGGTGGACAGGATCCTACCCAACGCCTGGAAACACATCTGGAAATTCCCCCTTACCCACACTCCTAGACCTTCCAACCTCCGCTCAGACTTTAGCAGGTGGCAAAATTAGGAACTTGGCTCGTCAGATGGCATCTGACTCCATCACACACGAGTTGGGGGACTCTGGGCAAGTTAAACTGTGGAAGCCTCAATTTCATTGGGGACAGTAACGGGGTTCTGGAGTTGCACAGGTAATACAGAGAGAACCGAGTCCAGGAGACACAAACACGCTCAGGAACGATAAGCTTTTATCATCACTTTTACCCAAAGACTCGCTCATTATTTCCAACTCCACACTTAAGAACTGGGGCTCCCCGTTTTAGGAGCCTCGTTAAGCCACTGACACAAAGTTTGATTTTAAGTCCTTACAATGAAAGGGCCACTTAATGGTCTGAGGCAGAGAAATTAGCTGCCTGCCAGAAACCTGAGTTCCATCCAGTAAGCAGGTGTTCATCTAATAAAAACCAAATCCGAACAACTAAGTCGGAATCCACAGGAACTCTAAAGTCCGAAGAGGGGGCGCCTCTTCCCCCAAGCCCGCGGCAGAAACAGCAACCCAAAAACATGTAGCATCATGTctgcatttccctctctctcctcctctaccACCTCGCTGGGATCgaaaattattgtttaaaatgcaagcatgaaaatcaaaacacatcTTCTGCTTGATCTGAAGGGGGCCGGAAAGCTGAACAATTGTGGGATTTGTTCTAAAGCCGAAATGTGAGGCTGTTCCAGTCTGTGGGTCCCTTTAAGCCCATGTTTTGgttttctgccaagaagacagcTGTTGGAAGGAAGTGCTTCCTCACTGAGAGCTGTCAAGGCACAGACATTAAAGGGACAGACCCGATTCAAACTGGAGGCTTATCACCAAGTTTCCTTCCAGGAGCCTTAGAGGGATCCATCCTCAGCCCTCAAGGAAATGCAAGCTTGTTATCCACCTGCACCGAGAATGCACATTTTCACGATCCCCTGGGGTCCCAGCTCCCCACCACCAGGACAAGGGCTATCCAAGTGTTTGGACAAACTTCTTTACCTCCAGAGTCCCACGCAAAGTCTGGGTTTTAACCCAACCCTGCCATTTAAGGCAGAGGTAGGCACACAACAGAAGCAATCAAAGGGTGCCTTCCAGCCCGCGGGGGGATTCCTGGAGGCCCTGAGTGGCCGCCCTCACCTTGAAGGGCACTGGGTCACAAAGTAACTCCGGCCTGAAATTAGTCCCGGAATTCTCGCCAGAGACAAAGACCGGACCCAGTTCCCACTGCACCCCGTAAAGAGGCAGCCCCTCAAGAATGTACACCACCGCTGCGGTCCTTGCCACCAGCTGctgaatggagggagggaggtgggtgcccccagcacccccagccttTCAGATCCTCCGCCGGCCGCTGGCCAGCATACTGCCGCCTGCTGGCCACGGACCAGGAGCAAATAGCCCACCACCCACGGAGGGCGGGGAAGACTACCCaggcttgaaaaaataaataaataaaaccggtAGTAGCCATCTGTGCAACCTCCCTCTACCTTCCAGCGCCCTACATAGGATTCTGCGCCGCCTTTGTGTCTTCTCCCCGCGCCTGCCCTCCCCTGACCCGGGAGGCGGTCCCTCTCCACCCTCGTGCTAACAGGTTTCTGCCCTGAAAACACACCCAGCGCACCTCTCCACTCCCACCCAGCTTTCGCCACCCAGCGTTTCCTAATTTTATCCTTGGACTGGCTGCAACGGAGAGGCGGGGTGGGTGAGCGCGCCAGCAGGGGCTCGGAGAGAGGGTGGAAGGAACTTCAGCGAGGGGGAGACTCTGGGGTACACCCTCTTGGCAGCCCCCactcccccctctcctcctcatCCCGGGGCTCGGCTTGGAGGAACCTGGCCCTCTGCCACCTGCACTACCTCTAAAATACTCCCCCACAACCCTCCGCAAAGCCAAACCCAGGAAGAGTAACAAAGGGAGCGCGACTCCGGCTCCAGTGCTCCCGGGAGGCAGCCGACCTCCGGCCCGGTCTTTACCTGAGTCGCTCAGGGTGTCCTCTCCGGAGGTGCTGAGAGCCTTGTGGTCACCGCCACTGGCCGGACGGCCGCCGGGGCGCGGGGGCACGGCCGCCGGGGCGCCGGCCGAGGCCGCGGCACTCGCCCCCGAGGCGACCGCAGCAGCGCCGGCCGCCGGGGCACCGGCCGGAGCGGCGGGCGCGGGCTCGCGCTTGTTCACGGGGAAGGGGAAGACGACGGCGGGATCCACGCACTCGGCGGCCGGGTGGGCGAGGTCCGCGGGCAGGGCGGCCCCGACGcggcccgcccccgccgccgcacAGTGCCCGCGGCCCGCAGGGCTGGTGGCGCCCGCTCCCGGGGCCGGGGCCGCAGGACCGGCAGCCGGGGGCCCGCGGCCGTGCTGCAGCTTCTCGTTCACGGCGCGCTCCAGCTTCTCGCGGGCCGAGAAGCCGCTCCACATGCAGTCCTGGAGGATGACCGGGTTGGGAGTGAGGCCGCCCAGGCCCCCCAGGCCGAACGCGTCCTCCTCGGCCGGGTTGCCCCACAGGTCGGCCTCGGGCAGCAGCATCTCGGTGGCCCAGTTCGGGGGCTCGGGGCTGTGCTCCGGGAAGGCACGGCTGGGCGACAGCGGGGGCGTGGGCAGCAGCTCGAACTTCTTCCAGATGTCCTCCCCTGGGGGGGTCGAGTCGGGGCCGCCGAAGTAGAAGTCATCTTCGTCCGGGTAGAAGCAGGGCTGCAGCGAGTCAAACTCAAGGTCTGGGTTCTTGCAGATCATCCCTGGCATGGTGGACGCAGTACAGCTTGGCATCGGCTCGCCTCCGGGCG encodes the following:
- the MYCN gene encoding N-myc proto-oncogene protein yields the protein MPSCTASTMPGMICKNPDLEFDSLQPCFYPDEDDFYFGGPDSTPPGEDIWKKFELLPTPPLSPSRAFPEHSPEPPNWATEMLLPEADLWGNPAEEDAFGLGGLGGLTPNPVILQDCMWSGFSAREKLERAVNEKLQHGRGPPAAGPAAPAPGAGATSPAGRGHCAAAGAGRVGAALPADLAHPAAECVDPAVVFPFPVNKREPAPAAPAGAPAAGAAAVASGASAAASAGAPAAVPPRPGGRPASGGDHKALSTSGEDTLSDSDDEDDEEEDDEEEIDVVTVEKRRSSSNSKAVTTFTITVRPKNAALGPGRAPPGELILKRCVPIHQQHNYAAPSPYVESEDVPPQKKIKSEASPRPLKSVIAPKAKSLSPRNSDSEDSERRRNHNILERQRRNDLRSSFLTLRDHVPELVKNEKAAKVVILKKATEYVHSLQAEEHQLLLEKEKLQARQQQLLKKIEHARTC